The Cylindrospermopsis curvispora GIHE-G1 genome contains a region encoding:
- a CDS encoding ABC transporter ATP-binding protein, translated as MVKSRRLAQLGNYLRPHWKETLLGIIALLSVNGLGVYIPLLIRSGVATLSTTFSFKQIIYYAVVIILLSSAMWMMRMASRIWIFGVGRQVEFELKQRIFEHLLKLEPAYFTINPPGDLITRTTSDVENIRRLLGFAVLSLVNTVFAYSMTIPIMLSINIELTLAALVVYPVMLFLVHTFSDRLRQEQAAVQEKLSDISELIQEDMSGISLIKIYAQEENERRAFQNKNQALLKANLTLAKTRSTLFPMIGGLANISSLIIIWLGTMRISSGNLAVGDFLALLIYVERLVFPTALLGFTITTYQRGEVSIDRLESIFSVTPQIQDAPQAISLDINKVKGAITANNFSYTYPGSPIPALTGVNFNINPGEMIAVVGAIGSGKSTLANALPRLLDIEEGQLFLDGWDITKISLNDLRAAIAYVPQDSFLFSTSIRNNIFYGDLVTEQEELGSAANLAKNRLRGRFEQERVESVANLVHIAGEINNFPQQYETLVGERGITLSGGQRQRTALARAMLVDAPVLILDDALSSVDNETATQILQNLSQGKKRKTVIFITHQLAAAASADRIMVMEKGEIVQIGKHSDLVEQPGLYQKLWSQHQMEQLLQ; from the coding sequence ATGGTGAAATCTCGAAGACTTGCTCAACTTGGTAACTACTTGCGTCCCCATTGGAAAGAAACATTATTGGGCATTATTGCTCTGTTGTCTGTCAATGGCTTAGGAGTTTATATACCTCTGCTTATTCGCTCTGGTGTTGCTACCTTATCTACTACTTTTAGTTTTAAGCAAATTATATATTATGCGGTAGTTATTATTCTGCTCAGTTCCGCCATGTGGATGATGCGTATGGCCTCCCGCATCTGGATTTTTGGTGTTGGTCGTCAGGTAGAATTTGAACTAAAACAACGTATTTTTGAACATTTACTCAAGCTAGAACCCGCTTACTTTACTATTAACCCTCCTGGGGATTTGATTACTCGCACCACTAGTGATGTGGAAAACATCCGCCGACTTCTGGGGTTTGCAGTATTAAGCCTGGTGAATACTGTATTTGCCTATTCTATGACCATACCAATCATGCTGTCGATTAACATAGAGTTGACCCTAGCAGCTTTGGTTGTTTATCCGGTAATGTTATTTTTAGTACATACTTTTAGCGATCGCCTCCGTCAAGAACAAGCAGCAGTACAGGAAAAACTTTCGGATATAAGTGAATTAATTCAGGAGGATATGAGCGGGATTTCATTAATTAAAATCTATGCTCAGGAGGAAAATGAACGTCGAGCCTTCCAAAATAAAAACCAGGCTTTACTAAAGGCGAATTTAACACTGGCTAAAACTAGAAGCACCCTGTTCCCCATGATTGGTGGACTAGCAAATATCAGTTCTCTGATCATTATTTGGTTAGGGACAATGCGCATATCTTCCGGGAATTTAGCTGTGGGAGATTTTTTAGCTCTACTGATTTATGTGGAACGATTAGTTTTTCCTACTGCGCTACTAGGTTTTACAATTACTACTTACCAAAGGGGCGAAGTTAGCATTGATAGACTGGAATCTATTTTCAGTGTCACTCCTCAAATTCAAGATGCACCACAGGCAATTTCCTTAGATATCAATAAGGTTAAGGGAGCAATCACAGCTAATAATTTTAGTTATACCTATCCAGGTAGTCCGATTCCTGCGTTGACAGGCGTTAACTTTAATATTAACCCAGGGGAAATGATCGCAGTTGTAGGAGCAATTGGCTCTGGGAAATCAACTCTAGCCAATGCTTTACCTAGGTTACTAGACATTGAAGAAGGACAATTATTCTTGGATGGTTGGGATATTACAAAAATATCATTAAATGATTTGCGAGCTGCAATTGCCTATGTACCACAGGATAGTTTTTTGTTCAGCACTAGTATTAGGAATAATATCTTCTATGGTGACCTTGTAACTGAACAAGAAGAATTAGGCAGTGCTGCCAATTTAGCCAAGAATAGACTTAGGGGGAGGTTTGAACAAGAAAGAGTGGAAAGTGTTGCTAACCTAGTTCACATAGCAGGAGAAATTAATAACTTTCCCCAACAATATGAGACGCTGGTAGGTGAAAGAGGAATCACCCTATCAGGAGGTCAAAGACAACGTACTGCTTTAGCTAGAGCCATGTTAGTTGATGCTCCGGTATTAATTTTAGATGATGCTCTTTCTAGTGTGGATAATGAAACAGCTACCCAGATTCTGCAAAACCTTTCCCAGGGTAAAAAACGGAAAACTGTAATTTTCATCACCCATCAACTTGCTGCTGCTGCTAGTGCTGATAGGATTATGGTTATGGAAAAGGGTGAAATTGTGCAAATTGGTAAACACTCGGATTTGGTAGAACAACCTGGACTATACCAAAAGTTATGGAGTCAGCATCAAATGGAACAGTTATTACAATAA
- the galE gene encoding UDP-glucose 4-epimerase GalE has protein sequence MSIFPTSKPTVLVTGGAGYIGSHAVKALLQDGYHVLILDNLVYGHRDLVEQVLQVELIQGDIQDIPLLNSIFQRYKVEVVMHFSAYAYVGESVTDPAKYYRNNVVATLSLLEAMLGAGVDKFVFSSTCATYGVPQFIPLTEEHPQHPINPYGATKLMVERILSDFDVAYGLKYVSFRYFNAAGADPSGMLGEDHNPETHLIPLVLQTALGKRSSISIFGTDYPTPDGTCIRDYIHVTDLATAHILGLEYLLQGGTSTVFNLGNGNGFSVREVIAAAKEVTGNNISITECDRRPGDPPILIGSSEKARKILGWQPVYPDIKEIVSHAWKWHQKRHG, from the coding sequence ATGTCCATTTTCCCAACTTCAAAACCCACAGTTCTGGTCACAGGTGGAGCAGGTTATATAGGTTCCCATGCGGTCAAAGCCCTATTACAAGATGGTTATCATGTCCTTATTCTGGATAATTTGGTCTATGGTCACCGGGATCTAGTCGAACAGGTATTACAGGTAGAACTCATTCAAGGAGATATACAAGATATCCCCCTCTTAAATTCCATATTTCAACGGTATAAAGTGGAAGTTGTTATGCATTTCTCAGCATACGCCTACGTAGGTGAGTCAGTTACTGATCCAGCCAAGTATTATCGTAATAATGTGGTAGCAACTTTAAGTCTTTTAGAAGCCATGCTGGGAGCTGGTGTTGACAAATTTGTTTTTTCTTCCACCTGTGCCACCTACGGAGTCCCCCAGTTTATTCCCCTGACGGAAGAACATCCCCAGCATCCGATTAATCCCTATGGAGCTACTAAACTTATGGTAGAGCGGATACTCTCGGACTTTGATGTTGCATACGGGTTAAAATACGTATCTTTCCGTTATTTTAACGCCGCTGGTGCTGATCCTAGTGGAATGTTGGGGGAGGACCATAACCCAGAAACCCATTTAATCCCACTAGTATTGCAAACCGCCTTGGGTAAAAGGTCTTCAATTTCAATTTTTGGTACTGATTATCCCACTCCCGATGGCACTTGTATTCGTGATTATATTCACGTCACTGACCTAGCAACTGCCCATATTTTGGGTCTGGAATACCTGCTGCAGGGGGGTACTAGCACAGTTTTTAACTTGGGTAATGGCAACGGTTTTTCCGTCAGAGAAGTTATTGCTGCTGCAAAGGAAGTTACAGGTAACAATATATCCATTACTGAGTGCGATCGCCGTCCTGGAGATCCGCCCATTCTCATTGGTAGCAGTGAGAAAGCCAGGAAAATACTAGGTTGGCAACCGGTATACCCTGATATCAAAGAGATAGTTTCCCATGCTTGGAAGTGGCATCAGAAAAGACATGGGTAG
- a CDS encoding Rid family detoxifying hydrolase — translation MGDPAKDIFMTRQVIRTEKAPAPVGPYNQAIVATGKMVFVAGQIAIDPVLGDVVHTTDITKQTEQVMTNLEAILAQAGATFNDVVKTSVFLSDMQDFAAMNAVYARYFSTDSAPARACVQVSRLPKDVLVEIECIAVIS, via the coding sequence ATGGGAGATCCAGCAAAAGATATTTTTATGACCCGTCAAGTTATTCGTACTGAGAAAGCACCCGCACCAGTTGGTCCTTATAATCAAGCCATTGTAGCTACTGGGAAGATGGTGTTCGTAGCTGGACAAATAGCCATAGACCCAGTTTTAGGAGATGTGGTTCATACCACTGATATCACTAAACAAACGGAACAGGTAATGACCAATCTTGAGGCTATTCTCGCTCAAGCAGGTGCCACCTTTAACGATGTGGTGAAAACCAGTGTGTTTTTGTCTGATATGCAAGATTTTGCCGCTATGAATGCGGTTTATGCTCGCTATTTTTCAACCGACTCTGCTCCCGCACGCGCCTGTGTACAGGTTTCTCGTTTGCCTAAGGATGTATTAGTAGAAATTGAATGCATTGCTGTAATCAGTTAA
- a CDS encoding transposase family protein, whose amino-acid sequence MVHLPHKKPKGKELTQEQKEENRELSRQRVVCEHAHSGIKRYNCVHSVYRNRVTDFDDHLMLVTAGLWNFYLDAA is encoded by the coding sequence TTGGTCCATCTACCACACAAGAAACCGAAAGGTAAGGAGTTAACACAGGAGCAAAAGGAGGAGAATCGAGAACTTAGTCGTCAGCGAGTTGTGTGTGAGCACGCTCATTCTGGAATTAAGAGATATAACTGTGTACATTCTGTGTACAGGAATCGTGTGACCGATTTTGATGATCACTTGATGTTGGTCACTGCAGGACTATGGAACTTCTATTTAGATGCAGCATAA
- a CDS encoding transposase family protein → MKEVIVDGTERPVQRPQNRERQKEYYSGKKKRHTCKQITVSTREKRVIILTKTRAGKVHDKRLLEESEIVQYIPDEVVIEGDLGFQGLQKEFGPSTTQETER, encoded by the coding sequence GTGAAAGAGGTGATTGTGGATGGTACGGAACGTCCAGTGCAACGTCCTCAAAACCGAGAACGCCAAAAGGAGTATTACTCTGGCAAGAAAAAGCGGCATACGTGCAAGCAGATTACAGTCAGCACAAGGGAGAAACGAGTGATTATTCTGACGAAAACCAGAGCAGGTAAAGTGCATGACAAAAGGTTACTCGAGGAATCAGAGATCGTGCAATACATTCCTGATGAAGTGGTAATAGAGGGAGATTTGGGTTTTCAGGGGTTGCAGAAAGAATTTGGTCCATCTACCACACAAGAAACCGAAAGGTAA
- a CDS encoding tyrosine-type recombinase/integrase, whose amino-acid sequence MSTITVLSNPSTTSTKEDAITNAINQWLYGKSNHSKRNYTRVIRSYISYLGDTHIANSTAPHFRDYQEYLYQSGKTINTINTYTNIIKSFFTFLRDESVLPTNITHRVKSPKPVSALRERILTRAEVDAMITLETNIRNQLILKLLFFCGLRVGESTILLWGDIKDNGSTAYVHITGKGNKQRTLIIPPLLWASLKSHKTTNWCCVM is encoded by the coding sequence TTGTCTACTATCACTGTTTTGTCTAATCCTTCTACTACATCTACTAAAGAAGATGCTATCACTAATGCTATAAATCAATGGTTATATGGTAAATCTAATCACTCTAAAAGAAATTATACTAGAGTTATTCGTAGTTACATATCTTATTTAGGTGATACTCATATAGCTAATTCTACAGCTCCTCATTTTAGAGATTACCAGGAATATCTCTATCAATCTGGTAAAACTATTAATACTATTAACACTTACACCAATATAATAAAATCCTTCTTTACTTTTCTTAGGGATGAAAGTGTACTTCCAACTAATATCACTCATCGTGTTAAATCTCCTAAGCCTGTCTCTGCTTTACGTGAAAGAATTTTAACTCGAGCAGAAGTAGATGCTATGATTACATTAGAAACTAATATACGTAATCAACTTATCTTAAAGCTATTATTCTTTTGTGGACTTAGAGTTGGTGAATCAACTATACTTCTCTGGGGAGATATTAAAGATAATGGTTCTACTGCTTATGTTCATATTACTGGTAAAGGTAACAAACAACGCACTTTAATTATTCCTCCTTTACTATGGGCATCTTTAAAGTCGCATAAAACTACTAATTGGTGCTGTGTTATGTAA
- a CDS encoding type II toxin-antitoxin system HicB family antitoxin, whose amino-acid sequence MNNMMQYKDYFGSIHYSDDDKIFYGQVEYIRSLISFEGEDVASLRASFEEAIDDYLALCEEKGIEPEKPFKGSFNVRVGSQLHRQAALFAQQRGVNLNNLVTDALERYLKGESLENA is encoded by the coding sequence ATGAATAACATGATGCAATACAAGGATTATTTCGGGTCTATTCACTATAGTGATGATGATAAAATCTTCTACGGACAGGTGGAATATATCCGCAGTTTAATTAGTTTTGAAGGGGAAGATGTGGCTAGTCTCAGGGCTAGTTTTGAGGAAGCAATTGATGATTATTTGGCTCTTTGTGAAGAAAAAGGTATTGAGCCTGAGAAGCCATTTAAGGGCAGTTTTAATGTGCGTGTAGGTAGCCAACTTCATCGTCAAGCGGCGTTATTTGCTCAACAACGGGGGGTAAATCTTAATAACTTGGTGACGGATGCACTGGAACGTTATTTGAAAGGGGAATCGTTAGAAAATGCTTGA
- a CDS encoding type II toxin-antitoxin system HicA family toxin codes for MRTDNGSKQSGVLMTRREKLIKRFLSIPKDFTWEELLSLLSGFGFEEVSTGKTGGSRRRFLNDAGVIITLHKPHPQNILKRYQIEQIIEILQEEELL; via the coding sequence TTGAGGACAGATAATGGAAGTAAGCAGTCGGGAGTTCTCATGACCCGCAGGGAGAAATTAATTAAGCGGTTTCTTAGCATTCCCAAGGATTTCACCTGGGAGGAGTTACTCAGCTTGCTTTCGGGGTTTGGGTTTGAGGAAGTCAGCACAGGTAAAACGGGAGGTTCTCGGCGGCGTTTTCTCAATGATGCGGGAGTGATTATTACGTTACACAAACCCCATCCTCAAAATATTCTCAAACGATATCAGATTGAACAGATTATCGAGATTCTCCAAGAGGAAGAATTGCTATGA
- a CDS encoding transposase family protein, translating to MKEVIVDGTERPVQRPQNRERQKEYYSGKKKRHTCKQITVSTREKRVIILTKTRAGKVHDKRLLEESEIVQYIPDEVVIEGDLGFQGLQKEFVN from the coding sequence GTGAAAGAGGTGATTGTGGATGGTACGGAACGTCCAGTGCAACGTCCTCAAAACCGAGAACGCCAAAAGGAGTATTACTCTGGCAAGAAAAAGCGGCATACGTGCAAGCAGATTACAGTCAGCACAAGGGAGAAACGAGTGATTATTCTGACGAAAACCAGAGCAGGTAAAGTGCATGACAAAAGGTTACTCGAGGAATCAGAGATCGTGCAATACATTCCTGATGAAGTGGTAATAGAGGGAGATTTGGGTTTTCAGGGGTTGCAGAAAGAATTTGTCAATTGA
- a CDS encoding site-specific integrase, with amino-acid sequence MSTITVLSNPSTTSTKEDAITNAINQWLYGKSNRSKRNYTRVIRSYISYLGDIHIANSTAAHFRDYQEYLYQSGKTINTINTYTNIIKSFFTFLRDESVLPVRTASKRIGISASPHWLRHTHASLALQNGADINQVSTSLGHSSVATTTKYLHARPNDCTSLYL; translated from the coding sequence TTGTCTACTATCACTGTTTTGTCTAATCCTTCTACTACATCTACTAAAGAAGATGCTATCACTAATGCTATAAATCAATGGTTATATGGTAAGTCTAATCGCTCTAAAAGAAATTATACTAGAGTTATTCGTAGTTACATATCTTATTTAGGTGATATTCATATAGCTAATTCTACAGCTGCTCATTTTAGAGATTACCAGGAATATCTCTATCAATCTGGTAAAACTATTAATACTATTAACACTTACACCAATATAATAAAATCCTTCTTTACTTTTCTTAGAGATGAAAGTGTACTTCCAGTTCGCACTGCTTCTAAAAGAATTGGTATCAGCGCCAGTCCCCATTGGCTCCGCCACACTCATGCTAGCTTGGCTTTACAAAATGGTGCTGATATTAATCAAGTTTCTACATCTTTAGGTCATTCTTCTGTTGCTACTACAACTAAATATCTACATGCCCGCCCTAATGATTGTACTAGTCTTTATTTATAG